One Cryptomeria japonica chromosome 9, Sugi_1.0, whole genome shotgun sequence genomic window carries:
- the LOC131052906 gene encoding uncharacterized protein LOC131052906, with translation MAMASAFRRLANRAAVAGSNLAPSKSGATIFSRHSATQSSGGGSKKVSDRIVHISAIDPDGERYSIVGLTGHTLLKALTNSGLIEPASHRLENIDACSAECEVSVAPDWLQKLPPPSEDELYVLKCNTMRGEVSKHARLGCQIILNHELDGMVVALPEPRPWDIP, from the coding sequence ATGGCGATGGCTTCGGCATTCCGCAGGCTAGCGAACCGCGCAGCTGTTGCGGGTTCGAATCTCGCTCCCAGCAAGTCGGGAGCAACAATCTTCAGCCGTCATTCCGCAACCCAATCTTCTGGCGGGGGCTCGAAGAAGGTGTCGGATCGCATAGTCCATATTTCCGCAATTGACCCGGACGGCGAGCGGTATTCCATTGTGGGACTGACTGGCCACACGCTGCTGAAGGCCCTGACCAACAGTGGCCTCATCGAGCCGGCCTCACATCGTCTGGAAAACATCGACGCCTGCTCCGCCGAGTGCGAGGTCAGTGTCGCCCCTGATTGGCTCCAGAAACTCCCTCCCCCTTCTGAAGACGAACTCTACGTTTTGAAATGTAATACCATGAGAGGCGAGGTGAGTAAGCATGCCAGGTTGGGCTGCCAGATCATTCTCAACCATGAACTCGACGGAATGGTTGTTGCCCTTCCCGAGCCCAGGCCTTGGGATATTCCGTAA